Proteins encoded together in one Amblyomma americanum isolate KBUSLIRL-KWMA chromosome 1, ASM5285725v1, whole genome shotgun sequence window:
- the LOC144104599 gene encoding uncharacterized protein LOC144104599: protein MDLIDLIVHTLLCPTAQRRWMTRVHMHHCTCNAPMALLCTCPAAVANQPRKQKQAAASASGSVVRLQRAVGPRGSSILPAGAYPPTAPKKDRLHLKVAAAAKAGLLVPPHGGGRVLLYQCQQCCHLFNTPQGLGMHKSAHRRVASALSQGLVCRHGGGGNRSPAKAALPQLGAKKKNEASQHPKWGIRTMQNTVRQRTHDECSTHIKEGSLPMCDVKW, encoded by the exons ATGGATTTGATCGATCTCATTGTGCACACCCTGCTGTGTCCCACTGCGCAGCGCCGGTGGATGACACGAGTGCACATGCACCATTGCACATGCAACGCACCCATGGCCCTGCTCTGCACCTGCCCTGCTGCCGTTGCAAACCAGCCCAGGAAGCAGAAGCAGGCTGCAGCCAGTGCCAGTGGTTCAGTTGTCCGGCTGCAGCGTGCAGTTGGTCCCCGGGGCTCCTCCATCCTCCCAGCTGGCGCATATCCGCCGACG GCACCCAAGAAGGACCGCCTGCACCTcaaggtggccgctgctgccaaggCTGGGCTCCTGGTGCCTCCACA TGGAGGTGGCCGTGTCCTCCTGTACCAGTGCCAGCAGTGTTGCCACCTGTTCAATACTCCTCAAGGGCTGGGAATGCACAAGAGCGCACACCGGAGGGTTGCAAGTGCCCTCTCTCAGGGCCTTGTGTGCAGACACGGTGGTGGGGGCAATCGCAGCCCGGCCAAAGCAGCTCTCCCCCAGCTGGGAGCCAAGAAGAAGAATGAAGCTTCCCAACATCCCAAGTGGGGCATCCGCACTATGCAGAACACAGTAAGGCAGAGGACACATGACGAGTGCTCAACCCACATCAAGGAAGGCAGTCTCCCTATGTGCGATGTAAAATGGTGA